TCGGCCGCCTTGACCTCAACCATTGTTAAGGTCTTAGGGTCGGCTGTGCCGGGCCGAAAATGTCGTACCCGGCGCCTACTGTGTGGAGCTGTGCCGGAGGTCCCGGCGCTGTCGATGGCCCGGGGGTTCGCGGGATGGACATGGAAGTGACCGCGTGGCATTCGCTGTACAACGCGATGCACGCACAACAGGACAAAAGGCCGTTCTCCATGGCCACGTTACGGCGGATCGCCGGGTTCGCGCGGCCCCACCGCACCATGCTGACATGGTTCGTGCTCCTCAGCGTCGCCGGCGCCGTCCTCGCGGTCGCGACACCCGTGGTGGCGGGCCGGGTGGTCGACGCCATCGTGCGCGGCGCCGAGCTGCCGGTCGTGGTGTGGCTCGCCGTGATCATCGCCGTGCTCGCGCTGGCCGACGCGGGGCTCGGCCTGGTGTCGCGGTGGCTGTCGGCGCGCATCGGCGAGGGGCTGATCCTCGACCTGCGCACCTCGGTGTTCGACCACGTGCAGCGCATGCCGGTCGCGTTCTTCACCCGCACCCGCACCGGCGCGCTCGTCAGCCGGCTCAACAACGACGTGATCGGCGCGCACCACACGTTCAGCAACATCCTGTCCGGCGTCGTCGGCAACGTCGTGACGCTCGCGCTCACGGTCTTCGTCATGGTCAGCCTGTCCTGGCAGATCACCCTGCTCGCGCTGCTGCTCCTGCCGGTGTTCGTGCTGCCGGCACGGCGCATGGGTGCGCGGCTCGCGCGCATGGAGCGTGAGGCGGCCGACCACAACGCGCGCATGGGCACACAGATGACCGAGCGGTTCTCCGCGCCTGGCGCCACCCTCATCAAGCTGTTCGGCCGTCCCGCGCGCGAGTCCGCCGAGTTCGCCGCGCGGGCCAGGCGGGTCGCCGACATCGGGGTGCGCACCGCCATGGTCCAGTCGGTGTTCGTCACCGCGCTCACCCTGGTCTCCGCGCTCGCGCTCGCGCTGGTGTACGGCCTCGGCGGCTTCTACTCCCTGCGCGGCCAGCTCGAACCCGGCAACGTCGTGGCCCTCGCGCTGCTGCTCACCCGTCTGTACGCGCCGCTGACCTCGCTCGCCGGCGCGCGCGTCGAGGTGATGAGCGCTCTGGTCAGCTTCGAGCGGGTCTTCGAGGTCCTCGACCTCAAGCCCCTCATCACCGACCGTCCCGGCGCACGCCGCGCACCCGAGGGCCCGGTGTCACTGACCTTCGAGCACGTCCGCTTCGCCTACCCCTCGGCCGACAAGGTCTCCCTCGCCTCCCTTGAGGAGGTCGCGACCCTGGACACCCGCGGCGGCGCCGAGGTCGTCCACGACGTCTCCTTCCACGCCGAGCCCGGCCAGATGATCGCACTGGTCGGCTCCTCCGGGGCCGGCAAGTCCACCCTCGCGCAACTCGCCGTCCGCCTCTACGACGTCGACAGCGGCGCGGTGCGCCTCGGCGGCGTCGACATCAGGGACCTCACCGCCGACAGCGTCCGCGAGACCGTCGGCATGGTCACCCAGGACGGCCACCTGTTCCACGAGTCCGTCCGCGCCAACCTTCTGCTCGGCGCTCCCGAGGCCACCGAGGACGATCTGTGGGACGCGCTCACCCGCGCGCGCCTCGACGACCTCATCCGCTCACTTCCCGACGGCCTCGACACCATCGTCGGCGAACGCGGCTACCGCCTGTCCGGCGGCGAGCGCCAGCGCCTCACCATCGCACGTCTCCTGCTGGCCCGTCCCCGCGTCGTCATCCTCGACGAGGCCACCGCACACCTCGACTCCACCTCCGAGGCCGCCGTCCAGGAAGCCCTGGCCGAAGCCCTCGAAGGCCGCACCGCACTGGTCATCGCCCACCGCCTGAGCACCATCCGCTCCGCCGACCAGATCCTCGTCATCGAGGACGGCCGCGTGGTCGAACAGGGCACCCACACCGACCTCCTCGCCGCCGAAGGCCGCTACGAACAACTCCACCGCACCCAGTTCGACCACTCCCGCACCCCCGAACCCGCCGTCTGACCCGCACCTTCCCCCTGGCACCGCTCCGCCGGCTCCGGCCGTCCCGCGAAACCCCTGACCCGCCGTGCCGCGCTCCTTCCCAGCGTGGTCCGGCGGGTCAGCGCGCGTCAGGCGACCCAGTAGAACGACTCGACGTTCCTCGCGAGGTCGCTCGGGAGGTTCCAGTCGTCGGAGGCGGCGAGGATGCGGCAGATCCCGCTGTAGTTGACACCTGTGCACAGGACGACGGCGTGGGAGGAGTTGTAGTTGGAGGCGCTGCGGGTGTTGTTCCCCACCGCCTGGCCCTGGCCGGAGCCGCTCTGCGTGAAGGTGTTGTCGTTCAGGTTGGCGTCGTTGACGCCGGGAGCGAAGTAGACGTAGCTGCCCTGGTTGAAGGTACCCCAGAAGAGACACAGGTTCTGACTGAGGAAACAGTTGTACGCGGCCGCCGAGGCCGGTTGCGCCGGGGTCGCGACGACCATCGCGAGGCCCAAGGCGAGCACGGCGACGAGCTTCTTCCCTGCTCCGACTCTCATCTCTGTTCTCCGATCGAGGGGGTTCACCGGCGAGATCTGCTGTCGAGATTCGCAACCCGGGCTGAGGCGGTCAACCGGTGCCGGACCCTTGTCCGAGCGGCGTCACCTCGAGGACGGCGACGGCCAAGGGCTCAAGCCACCGGTGGACGGAGACGCCGGTGAGGTGGATCCATGGTGGGCTGCCCGGTCCTGTCACGGTCCTGCCGGTCCGGTCATCTCCGTGAGGCGGCGGGCCAGCGCGGTGACGGCCTCGCGCAGCTCCGGGGGATCCAGGATCCGTGCGTCGAAGCCCAGGCGGGCCACGTGTGCGGCCAGCCAGTTCAGGTCGTCGCCGCCTACGGTGAGCAGGCACCAGCCGTCGTCGTCCTCCTCGACGCGGCCCACCCGGGGTGGCACCAGGTCACGTACCTCGGCCGCGGTGGCGCGCAGGCGGACGCGGGCCAGGTACCGGTACGGCGTCTCGGTCACGGACCGCTGCACGTAGGCCGCCGGATCGGGGTGATGTCTCGGCGGGAAGCGCCAGGTGGTGGGTTCCACGTCGTGCATGCGGTCCAGGCGGAAGGTGCGCCAGTCGTCGCGTGCGGTGTCCCAGGCCATCAGGTACCACCGGCGGCCGGTGGAGACCATGCGCACCGGTTCGGCGGTGCGCTCGTGCGGCACGCCGTCGCGGCCGGGGTAGCGGAAGCGGATCCGCACGGTGTCACGGCAGGCACGGGCCAGTGTCACCAGCAGGTCGGGGTCGATCTCGGCGCCGGGACGGTCCAGGGTCTCGGTGGCGCCGAACACGGCACGGGTCTCGGCGCGCAGCCGGGGTGGCATGACCTGGTCGAGCTTGGCGAGCGCGCGCAGGGCCGCCTCGCCGGCGCCGGCGACCGTGCCACCGGCGGCCAGCCGCAGCGACACCGCGGTGGCGATCGCCTCCTCGTCGTCGAGAAGCAGCGGCGGCAGCCGGGTGCCGGCGCCGAGCCGGTAACCGCCGCCTACGCCGGCCGTGGCGTTCACGGGGTAGCCGAGCGCGCGCAGCCGTTCCACGTCCCGGCGCACCGAACGGCCGGTGACCTCCAGCTCGGCGGCGAGCTCGGCCGCGGTCCAGGACGCGCGGCGCTGCAACAGGCTCAGCAGCCGCAGCACCCGTTCGGTCGTGGACTCGGCGGTCACGCTTCGATCGTCCCACGCATCACGGACCGAAACTGTCCGCTATCGGGGGCAGACTGACCGCATGATCGACCAGACACGGAGCGCTTCGCTCCGCGAGCAGCACATACCGCACCGGTCCGAGTGGCCACGGAGCCGCGTCCGCCGAGGCGAGGCGTGGCACGGTGAATCCGAGCCGTGCGACAGGAAGGGGAACTGACATGGCCCGCGACGTCCAGATCACCTTCGACTGCGCCGACCCGGCCGGCCTCGCCGAGTTCTGGGCCGTGGCGCTCGGCTATCGCATTCAGGACCCGCCGCCGGGTTTCGCGTCATGGGAGCAGGCCCTGGAGGCGATGGGGGTGCCGCCGGAACGCTGGAACGCCGCTTCGGCGGTGGTGGACCCGGAGGGCTCGGGGCCGCGGCTGTTCTTCCAGCGAGTGCCGGAAGGAAAGCAGGTCAAGAACCGCGTGCACCTCGACGTGCGCGCCGCACCGGGTCTGACCGGCGACGACCGGATGGCGGCGCTGGAGGAGGAGGCCGTACGGCTCGTCTCCCACGGGGCCAAGCGGGTGGAGCGCCACGAGCCCGAACCTCCGCTCGCCGGCGGCCACATCATCATGACCGACCCGGAGGGCAACGAATTCTGCCTCGACTGACCGAGGTGCGGGGAGCCGACGGCGGGGTCACCTTTTCTCAGGGTGGCGCTGCTGTCGGCTTCGGTCACGGCCATCCGGTGACGGTGGTACCCCCTCGGGGTGAAGAGGGGAAGGGGCTGTATGAGCATGGAGAGGTGGGGGACGGACGGCGGTGGGTGTTCGCCGATCAGCTCGGGCCGCACTTCCTGGACTCGGGGGAGCAGGAGGTGCTGCTGGTCGAGGCGCGTGGGGTGCTGCGGCGCAGGCGGTTCCACCGGCAGAAGGCGCATCTGGTGCTGTCGGCACTCAGGCACCGGGCCGCGGAACTCGGGGAGCGGGTTCGGTTCGTTCAGGCGGAGGGGTACGGCGCGGCGCTGGACGAGGTGGGGGAGCGGGTCTCGGTGTGTCACCCCACCAGTCACGCGGCGCTGAGGTTCGTGCGGGGTCGGCCCGATGTGGAGGTGCTGGCGGCGCGGGGGTTCGCGTCCACGCAGGAGGAGTTCGCGGCGTGGGTCAGGAGCCGGGGGGAACCCGAGGACGGAGCGGACGTCGTACTGGGCCGGCTGGAGAGCGAGGCGGACGAGGCGAAGGACGTGCGGGGGGTGGGGCGGCGGGGGTTGGTGATGGAGGATTTCTATCGATCGGCGCGGCGCAGGCTCGACGTGCTGATGGCGGGGGACGGGCCTGCCGGGGGACGGTGGAACTTCGACAGCGAGAACCGGTGTCCGCCGCCGCGTGACGGGGTGCCGGTGCCGCCGGCGTGGCGGGCCGAGGAGGACGAGATCGACGAGCGGGTGCGGCACGATCTCGATCGGTGGGAACGCGACGGGGAGGTCGCGTTCGTGGGCCGTGACGGGCCACGGAGGTTCCCGGCCACGCGGGACGAGGCGCTCCAGGCGTTGCGTGTCTTCGTCGAGGACCGGCTGCCGGTGTTCGGGCCGTACCAGGACGCGATGCTGAGCGAGGACCCGGAGATGGCGCACAGCATGTTGTCGGCGGCCATGAACCTCGGGCTGCTCGACCCCATGGAGTGCGTGCGCGCCGCGGAGGCGGCGTACCGGGAGGGCCGGGTGCCACTGGCCGGCGCGGAGGGGTACATCCGGCAGCTCATCGGCTGGCGGGACTACATGTGGCACCTGTACTGGCACTTCGGGGACCACTACCGGGAGCTCAACCGCCTCGCGGCGCGCGCGCCGCTGCCGGAGTGGTTCGCCGCACTGGACGCCGGCGCGGTCGAGGCGCGGTGCCTGTCGTGGGCCCTGCGGCAGGTGCGGGACACCGGGTTCACCCACCACATCGTGCGGCTGATGGTGCTCGGCAACTACGCCTTGCAGCGGGGGTTCGACCCGGCGGAACTGACCGGCTGGTTCCACCGGTGCTTCGTCGACGGGTACGACTGGGTGATGCTGCCGAACGTCGTCGGGATGTCGCAGCACGCCGACGGAGGACTGCTCGCCACCAAGCCGTACGCGGCGGGTGGCGCGTACATCGACAGGATGAGCGACTTCTGCCGGCCGTGCCGGTACAAGCCGTCGCGGCGCACCGGCGCCGACGCGTGCCCCTTCACGGCGGGCTACTGGTGGTTCGTCGCGCGCAACGCCGAACGGCTCGGCCGCAACGCGCGCATGGCGCGCGCCGTGCACGGCATGCGACGGCTGGACGACCTGGACGAGGTCTGCGCGAGGGAGGCGGGCCGCGGGGGTGAGCCGCCATGAGCGCCTCGGCGACGGAGGCGGGAGGCCGGGCTTTTCATGGAGCCGGCGTGAGGGGCTCAGTGAATACGGCGGTAGGCGCGGCTTCGCGCTCAGGGAACGCGGCGGGAGACGCGGCTTCGCGCTCAGGGAATACGGCGGGAGGCGCGGCTTTCCGCGGGGCCGCCGGCCAGTGCGGCGGCCATGCTGGGGTAGATGTCGAAGACGGAGCCGAGACCGGTGACGTCCATGATGGTGCGTGGCGCCGGACGCAGGCTGCACAACGCGCAGCTGCCGCCGTGGCGGGTGGCCTGCGCGCAGGCGCGGACCAGCAGCCGCAGCCCGCTGGAGTCAAGGAAACTCAGTTGCGACAGGTCGAACAGCAACCTCGGGGACCGGTGGCCGAGCGCGGCGTCGACGCTTTCCCCCAGGTTGGCGAGGCCGTTCGCGTCGAGCTCGCCGACCATGGTGATGACGGTGAACGGCTCCAGGCGCTCGCGGCGCACGGTCAAGGGCATAGGCACCTCCAGGGGGTGGCGGAGACCCCCTCCTACCGCCAGTGTGGCCCCCCAGGTGGTGGCGGCACAACCCGGCGCGGCGTGCCGCGCCGGACACAACGTGGTTCAGCGGCGGCGGACGTGCGGATTTCGACAGGGGGAGGGCTTCATGCGGGTCATCGGCGCGGGATTCGGCCGTACAGGCACACTATCTCTCAAGACCGCACTGGAACGACTCGGCCTGACGCCGTGCTACCACATGGCCGAGGTGCTGACCCACCCGGCGGACATCTACAAGTGGCTGGACATCGCCGAGGGCCGCTCGGCCGACTTCGGCGCGGTGCTCGGCGGCTACGAGGCCACCGTCGACTGGCCGGCGTGCGCGTACTGGCGTGAGCTCGCCGCGTACTACCCCGGCGCGAAGGTCCTGCTCACGGTGCGCGACCCCGCGCAGTGGTACGAGAGCATGGCGGCCACGATCCTCAAGAGGATGGATCCGCCGCACACGCCGCTCGGCCGGCTCGCCGCGGTGGTGAGCCGGTGGCGCCACTCGGACCTGGACGCCTTCGACCGGATGACCGGCCGCGCGGTCGTCGCCAGGTCGTTCGGCGGCGGCCCGCCTGACAGGGAACGGCTCATCGAGGCCTTCACCGAGCACGTCCGCGAGGTGCGCGCGGCCATCCCCGCGGACCGCCTCCTGGTGTACGAGGTGTCGCAGGGCTGGGATCCACTGTGCCGGTTCCTCGGCACACCAGTACCCGACGAGCCGTTCCCCCGCCTGAACGACCGGGAGAACTTCGGCCACCTCGCCGAGGCCTTCCGGCGCCGGGCCGTCTGGCACCGTTCCGGAAGGCTGGCCGGCTGAGGTGGAGCGGCGTGCGTCCGTCCCGGCGGCCCGCGCCGGGACGGACGTTCCGGACGGGTCCTAGAAGACGGGGACGCCGGCGCGGGTGAGGCGCCAGTTGGGGTCGGCGAAGGTGGCCGGGTCGATGACGCCGGTCGCGGTGGCGTACTCGATGAGGGCCTGGCGGATCTCCACCTGAGCGTTGTAGACGACCGGGGCCGTCGCCACGTGGGGGAAGCCGCCGCCGCCGGACTGGCGGTAGTTGTTGATGGCCACGACGAACCGCTGGTCAGGCGTGACGGGGGAGCCCTGGTAGGACAGGGACTTGACGCGCTGACCGACGGGCTCGCTGATGTCGAGGTCGTAGGTGACGCCGGAGAGCTGGTCGTAGTTGTAGTCGGGGGTCCCCGCGGCGTTGGTGAGGCCGGCGAGGTCCACGGGTGCGCCGGGGGCGAGCTGGTTGAAGTACTTGGCGGAGTACTCCAGGTAGTCCTTGAGCTGCGCGCCGGTGAGCCGTACCGCCAGCAGCGTGTTGTCGTAGACGTACAGGCCGGCCATGTCGCGGACGCTCACCGGGCCCGCCGGGAAGACGGCGGTGCGGCTGAACGGCGCGGCGATGGACAGCACGGGGAGGTCCGCGTCGGGGGTGCCGGCGAGGGCCCTGGTGACCAGGTCGGTCTGGACCTTGTGGATGTAGTCGAGGATCGGGGTGTCCTTGTACGGCGACTCCGCGGCGGACAACTGCTCCTTGGACTGCGCGACGACCTGGTTGACGTACCCCACGGTCGCGTCGTGCTGTTCCTTCATCAGGCGCACGATCCTCGGGTCCTCGGCGGCGGTGTTGGTGTTCAGCGTGGCCGACGACTTGCCGGTCACCTTCCACTTGCCGCGTTCCTTGGCCAGGGTGAAGTCCACGACCGACAGCCGCTGCCCCCACCGGCCCGGCTCGGTGAGCAGCACCTGCTCGCCGGTGACCTTGTTGGTGACGAAGCGCTGCGGCACGTCGTTGTGCGCGTGGCCGAACAGCACCGCGTCGACGCCGGGGACCTGCTCGGCCACCATGGCGGACGCGTTCTCGACCGGCAGCTCCGAGCCGTACGACGACATGCCGTTGTCGCCGGCGTGCGCGGTGACGAGCACGACGTCCGCGCCGAGCGCGCGGATCACCGGCACCCACTTCTTGGCGGTGGCCACCAGGTCGAGGAACTTGAGTTTGCCTTCGACATTGGCCTTGTCCCAGATCGCGACGCCGGGGTTGGTGAGACCGAGCACGCCGACCTTGACCGGCTTCTCACCTTTGACGTTCATCGTCTTGATGATGAACGGCAGGTACGCGGGGAGCCCCGTCTTCGCGGACACGGCGTTGGCGCCGAGGACCGGCGCCTTCATCTGCTTGATCCACGTGGCGAGCAGCGGCAGGCCGTAGTTGAACTCGTGGTTGCCGAGGGTCACCGCGTCGTACCCGATGGCGTTCATGGCCTTGGCCATCGGGTGGGTGCGGCCGGTCTCGGTGATGGGCTCGACCTTGGCGTAGTAGTAGTCGAGCGGCGTGCCCTGGATGGTGTCGCCGGAGTCGAACAGCAGGGTGCGGCCCGCGCCGCGGTCCGCTCTGATCTGGTTGACGAGCGTGGACACCTTGGCGAGGCCGACGTCGTTGTGCGCGCTGTCGTCGTACTCGGCGTTCTTGAAGTAGTCCCAGTTGAGTGCGTTCCCGTGGATGTCGGAACTCGCCATCACGGTGATCTTGACGGAGTGGCCGGGGGGTGTGGCGGCGGTGGCGGCGTAAGGCGCGAGCGTGCCGAGGGCGACGGCGAACGCGCCGGCGATGAGTGCGCGCCGGGTTCTGGAACTCATGACCGGCGACATTACTCAGCGAAGATTACCCGTCAGTCACAGGTTTCTTATGTGGCGGCGAACCGGACACGCCGCGTGCCGAGGCGTGGCCCCGATCGGCGGCCGCACCTTCTGATCGAGGTTCGGATTTCGTACCATGTCGTCGAGCCCGTCGTCGATCATCCGCCATCCTTCCGGCCGCCGGAAAGCGCTCTCCCGCTCAGGTTCACCGTACTCGCGTCGTCAACGCTCGTACCCGAAGGAGCGCCTCGCATGAACCAGCCGGCGGCCGTCCGCCGCCTGTGTCTCGCCGTCGACGTCCAGGGGTACAGCGGCCGGGACAACCGGGGCCAACTCGCTGTGCAGTCCCGGCTGAAGCGGCTTCTGGACCGCGCACTGAGCCGTACCGGCGTGTCCCCGGCCGCGGTGCTCCGTCAGGACCGAGGCGACGGGCAGTTGGTCCTGCTTCCCGCCGGGGTGGACGAGGCCCACGTCATCAGCACCCTGCTTCGCGAGCTGGGGTCCGGCCTCGCCGACGGCAACACAGCCGACGGCAACACAGCCGGCGGCAACACGGCCGGCGGCGGCCGGTTACGCGTGCGGGTCGCGCTGGCGCAAGGCGTCGTCCACGAGGCGGCGACGGGCTATGTGGGAAAGGCCGTGGTGGACGCCTGCCGCCTGGTGGACGCTCCGCCGCTGCGTTCGGTTCTCACCGGCACCCCCGGCGCGGACCTCGTCGTCGCCGTCACCGGCGATCTGTTCCAGGACGTGGTGGTGAACGGCTACGCGGGACTGTCCCCCGAGGACTTCACCCAGGTGCCGGTGGAACTGCCCGACAAGGCGTTCTCCGCCGACATGTGGGTCGCCGTACCGGAGGTCTCCCGCCGGCCCGAGACCGGCGGACGGCCCCGCACCGTCCACCGCACCCGCCTCGCCGCCGTCGTCGCGGTCCCGCTGTGCCTCGCCGTCGCGGCCTACGCGGCGTGGCACCTCACCGGCGGCCCCCCGTCCACCGCGCCGTCCACGACGAGCCCCGTCACGACCTTCTCGACTTCGTCACCGGCCCCCGTGGACACCGGCGCGCCGTTCGTGTTCTTCGACCCCACTGGTCAGATCTCCACCTGCGGACCCGTCTCCGGCTCCGGCTGGGTCCCTCCCGGTTTCGACCTCCGCGTCTACGCCGAAGGCGGTGACCGCTACTTCCCCGCCTGGAACCCCGCGCGAGCGGACCGCGCCACGGCCCGCTGGGAGCTGGAGGAGATCTATCTGGGTGAGGTGAAGGGAAAGCCCCGGCGCGTCCGGCTGTACGCCGTCCTGTTGCCGTCGCGGGAGAGCGCGAAGCTGACCCGGGAGTTCGAGGAGAAGTGGTCCTTCG
The window above is part of the Sphaerisporangium rubeum genome. Proteins encoded here:
- a CDS encoding ABC transporter ATP-binding protein, whose product is MDMEVTAWHSLYNAMHAQQDKRPFSMATLRRIAGFARPHRTMLTWFVLLSVAGAVLAVATPVVAGRVVDAIVRGAELPVVVWLAVIIAVLALADAGLGLVSRWLSARIGEGLILDLRTSVFDHVQRMPVAFFTRTRTGALVSRLNNDVIGAHHTFSNILSGVVGNVVTLALTVFVMVSLSWQITLLALLLLPVFVLPARRMGARLARMEREAADHNARMGTQMTERFSAPGATLIKLFGRPARESAEFAARARRVADIGVRTAMVQSVFVTALTLVSALALALVYGLGGFYSLRGQLEPGNVVALALLLTRLYAPLTSLAGARVEVMSALVSFERVFEVLDLKPLITDRPGARRAPEGPVSLTFEHVRFAYPSADKVSLASLEEVATLDTRGGAEVVHDVSFHAEPGQMIALVGSSGAGKSTLAQLAVRLYDVDSGAVRLGGVDIRDLTADSVRETVGMVTQDGHLFHESVRANLLLGAPEATEDDLWDALTRARLDDLIRSLPDGLDTIVGERGYRLSGGERQRLTIARLLLARPRVVILDEATAHLDSTSEAAVQEALAEALEGRTALVIAHRLSTIRSADQILVIEDGRVVEQGTHTDLLAAEGRYEQLHRTQFDHSRTPEPAV
- a CDS encoding peptidase inhibitor family I36 protein; its protein translation is MRVGAGKKLVAVLALGLAMVVATPAQPASAAAYNCFLSQNLCLFWGTFNQGSYVYFAPGVNDANLNDNTFTQSGSGQGQAVGNNTRSASNYNSSHAVVLCTGVNYSGICRILAASDDWNLPSDLARNVESFYWVA
- a CDS encoding WYL domain-containing protein, translated to MTAESTTERVLRLLSLLQRRASWTAAELAAELEVTGRSVRRDVERLRALGYPVNATAGVGGGYRLGAGTRLPPLLLDDEEAIATAVSLRLAAGGTVAGAGEAALRALAKLDQVMPPRLRAETRAVFGATETLDRPGAEIDPDLLVTLARACRDTVRIRFRYPGRDGVPHERTAEPVRMVSTGRRWYLMAWDTARDDWRTFRLDRMHDVEPTTWRFPPRHHPDPAAYVQRSVTETPYRYLARVRLRATAAEVRDLVPPRVGRVEEDDDGWCLLTVGGDDLNWLAAHVARLGFDARILDPPELREAVTALARRLTEMTGPAGP
- a CDS encoding VOC family protein; this encodes MARDVQITFDCADPAGLAEFWAVALGYRIQDPPPGFASWEQALEAMGVPPERWNAASAVVDPEGSGPRLFFQRVPEGKQVKNRVHLDVRAAPGLTGDDRMAALEEEAVRLVSHGAKRVERHEPEPPLAGGHIIMTDPEGNEFCLD
- a CDS encoding cryptochrome/photolyase family protein codes for the protein MGDGRRWVFADQLGPHFLDSGEQEVLLVEARGVLRRRRFHRQKAHLVLSALRHRAAELGERVRFVQAEGYGAALDEVGERVSVCHPTSHAALRFVRGRPDVEVLAARGFASTQEEFAAWVRSRGEPEDGADVVLGRLESEADEAKDVRGVGRRGLVMEDFYRSARRRLDVLMAGDGPAGGRWNFDSENRCPPPRDGVPVPPAWRAEEDEIDERVRHDLDRWERDGEVAFVGRDGPRRFPATRDEALQALRVFVEDRLPVFGPYQDAMLSEDPEMAHSMLSAAMNLGLLDPMECVRAAEAAYREGRVPLAGAEGYIRQLIGWRDYMWHLYWHFGDHYRELNRLAARAPLPEWFAALDAGAVEARCLSWALRQVRDTGFTHHIVRLMVLGNYALQRGFDPAELTGWFHRCFVDGYDWVMLPNVVGMSQHADGGLLATKPYAAGGAYIDRMSDFCRPCRYKPSRRTGADACPFTAGYWWFVARNAERLGRNARMARAVHGMRRLDDLDEVCAREAGRGGEPP
- a CDS encoding STAS domain-containing protein is translated as MPLTVRRERLEPFTVITMVGELDANGLANLGESVDAALGHRSPRLLFDLSQLSFLDSSGLRLLVRACAQATRHGGSCALCSLRPAPRTIMDVTGLGSVFDIYPSMAAALAGGPAESRASRRIP
- a CDS encoding sulfotransferase family protein; its protein translation is MRVIGAGFGRTGTLSLKTALERLGLTPCYHMAEVLTHPADIYKWLDIAEGRSADFGAVLGGYEATVDWPACAYWRELAAYYPGAKVLLTVRDPAQWYESMAATILKRMDPPHTPLGRLAAVVSRWRHSDLDAFDRMTGRAVVARSFGGGPPDRERLIEAFTEHVREVRAAIPADRLLVYEVSQGWDPLCRFLGTPVPDEPFPRLNDRENFGHLAEAFRRRAVWHRSGRLAG
- a CDS encoding 5'-nucleotidase C-terminal domain-containing protein, translating into MSSRTRRALIAGAFAVALGTLAPYAATAATPPGHSVKITVMASSDIHGNALNWDYFKNAEYDDSAHNDVGLAKVSTLVNQIRADRGAGRTLLFDSGDTIQGTPLDYYYAKVEPITETGRTHPMAKAMNAIGYDAVTLGNHEFNYGLPLLATWIKQMKAPVLGANAVSAKTGLPAYLPFIIKTMNVKGEKPVKVGVLGLTNPGVAIWDKANVEGKLKFLDLVATAKKWVPVIRALGADVVLVTAHAGDNGMSSYGSELPVENASAMVAEQVPGVDAVLFGHAHNDVPQRFVTNKVTGEQVLLTEPGRWGQRLSVVDFTLAKERGKWKVTGKSSATLNTNTAAEDPRIVRLMKEQHDATVGYVNQVVAQSKEQLSAAESPYKDTPILDYIHKVQTDLVTRALAGTPDADLPVLSIAAPFSRTAVFPAGPVSVRDMAGLYVYDNTLLAVRLTGAQLKDYLEYSAKYFNQLAPGAPVDLAGLTNAAGTPDYNYDQLSGVTYDLDISEPVGQRVKSLSYQGSPVTPDQRFVVAINNYRQSGGGGFPHVATAPVVYNAQVEIRQALIEYATATGVIDPATFADPNWRLTRAGVPVF